In Microbacterium terrisoli, the genomic stretch CTGGTCCAGGTCCAGCAGGGCGGTGTCGGCGGGTGCGAGGTCCCGGGCGACGAGGACGAAGGGATGCCCCGGCTCGGGCACGCCGGGCGCGGCGACGCCCTGCAGCCGGGCGATGATGCGCCCGGCGACATCATCCAGATCCGCGGCACGCTCGCCGAGATAGCCCCCCATCTCGGCGAGCGTGTCGCGGAAGCTCGCGAACGCCTCGTACACGGCGCGCTCGGCAGTCTTTCCGGCGGCCAGGCGCGACTCGACCTCGTCGGCCAGCGACGGGTCTTCGGCCATCATCGCCTGCGCTTCGAGCACCTCCTGCGCGGCGCCTCCGGCGCGTGCGCCGCGGGACTCGAGCTCGCGGGCGACGGCGGCCAGGGCGTCGCCCGCGCGTGCACGCTCGGAATCCACGTCAGCGGCGCTGGGCGTGTCGGCGGGCGCCGGCAGCGGGTCGGCCATGCGGGCCACCGGCCCCTGGGCCACGCCCTGGCCGATGCCGACCCCTGTCACGGAGCGGGGGGTCACGGGGCCCGGGGTCACGGGGTTCACGCTCACGATGTCGTCCTCGTCTGCCGTCGGTGGGTCACTCGGCGTCGTGGTCGGTGGTCAGCAGCTCGGCGAGCGTGTCGAGGACGCCGGCGGCACCCTCGCCGTCGGCGGTCAGAGTCACCTCGTCGCCCTGGTCGACGCCGAGGGCGATGACTCCGAGGATGCTGGCGGCGTTGACCGGGGTGCCGTCGCCCTTGGCGACCGTCACCGGGATGCCGGCGTCTCTGGCCGCCTGCGCGAACAGCTTGGCCGGGCGCGCGTGCAGCCCGTGAGAGGAGCCGATCCGAACGGTTCTGCTCAGAGTCATGGGTGTTCCCTTCGTCGGCCCGCCTCGGCGGGATCGGTGTGGTGCGGTGTGACGTCTGCGCGCGCGTCAGGTCCGGGCGCGCGGTCGCTGAGGCCGGCATCGGCGAACGCGGAGGTCACCATCTGCAGCGCGCGCGACCCGTCGAGGTCGCCGAAGATGTCGGACGGCAGCGGCATGACGCGCACGCCGCGGGCCGCGGCATCCCGAGCCAGCTCGTCGATGCGGTCGGCCAGGTGCGGGCCGACCAGCAGCAGATCGGCCTCGTTCAGGCAGCCGGGCATCGCCGACAGCGGCGCGGCCGTCGCGGTGTGGGCCAGCGCGTGTGCGGCGAATGCACGACGCAGCCGCTGCGCGACGAACGTGCTGGACGCACCCGCCCCGCACAGCACCACGATCCTCATCGATCCGCCTCCTGATGGCCATTGTGGCGGGGGGTGCGCGCGGCCGACAACCAGATCTGTTTCCGCAGGGGCGGAAACCCACCGCGGCCCCGCCGCACATGGTTGACTGGTTCGGACGGCGTACCGGTGCGCGGCCAAGGAGGAGCGGCGGGTGACCAGAGCGCGACAGGACCGACTGCTGGCGCTGCTCACGCAGGACGGCGACTGGGTGACGGCCGCACGCCTGGCCGACGCGCTGGGAGTCACGCCCCGCAGCGTGCGCTCGTACGTCACGGCGCTGAACTCCCGCGTGGCCCGCAGCGGGCAGGAGCAGCCCGGCGCCGCGGTCGAATCCGGTCCGCAGGGCTACCGGGCCGGACCCGACGCTGCCCAGGCGCTGCAGACGACGGCGGGGGATGCCGCGACCCCGCGCGACCGACTGCATGAGCTGGTGCGAGACCTGCTCGAGGCCGACGACGGCATCGACGTGCACGAGACGGCCGACCGGCTGCACGTGTCGGGGGCGACTGTGGAGGCCGACCTCGCGCGGGTGCGGGCAGTGCTCGGCGACCCGGCGCTCGTGCTGGCACGCACCGGGTCGCGCGTGCGGCTGCACGGCCCCGAGAGTGCGCAGCGGCGGCTGCTGAGCAGGCTCGTGCACGAGGAGATGGATGCCGGTCCCTTCGACATCGCCGCGCTTCGGCGTGCGCTGGGCGACGACGCGCCCGGTGCCCGGCCGTTCGGGGCATTCGAGACCGCGCTGCGCGCCGAGCTGGGCGAGCACGGCTACTACATCAACGAGCTCGGCATCGCCGACGTGCTCGCACACATCGCGATCGCCGTCGACCGCGTCAGGCAGGGCCGCGCGCTCGACGGGGCCTTCTCGTCGGCGGGCAGCGCCGCCGACGAGATCGGCGACCTGCTGGCCACGCTCGTCGAGCGGCACTTCGGCGTGCACCTGGGCGCCGGTGACCGCCAGCACCTGGCGATGCTGCTGCTGACCCGCGTCGTCACGCCGGGTCCGTCGACCAAGCCCACCGCCGCACCCGAGGTCGAGGCGGTCGTGCGCGACCTCGTGACCGCCGTGGCCGAGCAGTTCCTCGTCGACCTCGTGCACGAGGATTTCATCCGGCGTCTCGCACTGCACGTGCAGAATCTGCAGCTGCGCGCGCACGAGCAGGCATGGTCGCGCAATCCGCTCGCACGGTCGCTGAAGTCCACCTATCCGATGATCTTCGACATCGCCGTGTCGATCGCCAGCGGGCTGCAGGACCGCCTGGACATCACGGTGCCCGATGACGAGATCGCCTACATCGCCATCCACGTGGGCGGGCGTCTCGAGCGCAGCAGGCGGGCCGCCCAGCTGCTGAGTGCGACGATCGTGTGCCCGGGCTACTACGAGATGCACGAGCTGCTGCGCTCGAGCGTGGACCGCTCGCTGGGCCAATCGATCGAGGTGGTCGATCTGCAGACGCGCTTGGATCCGGCGTGGGATGAGATCCAGACCGACCTGATCCTGACCACGGTCGACGCGCCGCCCCTCGGGGAGCGCGTCGTGCGCATCCAGCCTTTCCTCACCGACGCCGACGTGGATCGGGTGCAGGCCGCGGCATCCCGCATCCGGCGCAGCCGGCGACTGGCGGGACTGCGCGGCGAGCTGGAGCGCTACGTCGATGCGGCCGCGTTCGTCTCACCGCTGCCGCGCGACGGCGAAGAGCAGATCATCCGCACGCTCGGCGGGCTGCTGGTGGCACAGGGCGTCATCGACGACGACTACGTCCAGCGCACGATCGAGCGCGAGCGGCTGTCGTCGACGGCGTTCACCGATGCGCTCGCGGTGCCGCACGCCATCGGGATGACCGCCACCCGCACGATGATCGCCGTCGGGATCGCCGACCCGGCCGTGGCCTGGGGCGACGCGCGCGTGCACGTCGTGGCGCTGGTCGCGTTCTCGGAGACCGACCGCGAAGCATTCCAGACGGTGTTCGAGCAGCTGGTCGAGGTGTTCAGCGAACACGAGTCCGTGCAGCGGATCGTGCGTCGAGGCGGCGAGTTCTCGTCGTTCCTCGATGAGCTGGTGGCCGTCATCGATGGATGAGCACGGGTGCGGTCGAGCCCTTCTGCGGTCGAGCTCAGTGGTG encodes the following:
- a CDS encoding HPr family phosphocarrier protein, giving the protein MTLSRTVRIGSSHGLHARPAKLFAQAARDAGIPVTVAKGDGTPVNAASILGVIALGVDQGDEVTLTADGEGAAGVLDTLAELLTTDHDAE
- a CDS encoding BglG family transcription antiterminator, with translation MTRARQDRLLALLTQDGDWVTAARLADALGVTPRSVRSYVTALNSRVARSGQEQPGAAVESGPQGYRAGPDAAQALQTTAGDAATPRDRLHELVRDLLEADDGIDVHETADRLHVSGATVEADLARVRAVLGDPALVLARTGSRVRLHGPESAQRRLLSRLVHEEMDAGPFDIAALRRALGDDAPGARPFGAFETALRAELGEHGYYINELGIADVLAHIAIAVDRVRQGRALDGAFSSAGSAADEIGDLLATLVERHFGVHLGAGDRQHLAMLLLTRVVTPGPSTKPTAAPEVEAVVRDLVTAVAEQFLVDLVHEDFIRRLALHVQNLQLRAHEQAWSRNPLARSLKSTYPMIFDIAVSIASGLQDRLDITVPDDEIAYIAIHVGGRLERSRRAAQLLSATIVCPGYYEMHELLRSSVDRSLGQSIEVVDLQTRLDPAWDEIQTDLILTTVDAPPLGERVVRIQPFLTDADVDRVQAAASRIRRSRRLAGLRGELERYVDAAAFVSPLPRDGEEQIIRTLGGLLVAQGVIDDDYVQRTIERERLSSTAFTDALAVPHAIGMTATRTMIAVGIADPAVAWGDARVHVVALVAFSETDREAFQTVFEQLVEVFSEHESVQRIVRRGGEFSSFLDELVAVIDG
- a CDS encoding PTS sugar transporter subunit IIB — translated: MRIVVLCGAGASSTFVAQRLRRAFAAHALAHTATAAPLSAMPGCLNEADLLLVGPHLADRIDELARDAAARGVRVMPLPSDIFGDLDGSRALQMVTSAFADAGLSDRAPGPDARADVTPHHTDPAEAGRRREHP